The following are encoded in a window of Gossypium raimondii isolate GPD5lz chromosome 13, ASM2569854v1, whole genome shotgun sequence genomic DNA:
- the LOC105783517 gene encoding LOW QUALITY PROTEIN: L-ascorbate oxidase homolog (The sequence of the model RefSeq protein was modified relative to this genomic sequence to represent the inferred CDS: inserted 2 bases in 1 codon) codes for MAPLTIIVVFFLWVGSLLMVQGGDPTISFEWKVTYGTISPLGVPVKGILINGQFPGPNMNSTTNNNVIVNVFNNLDEPFLLTWSGVQHRKNPWQDGVLGTNCPIPPGTNYTYKFQVKDQIGSFMYYPVTAMHKAVGGFGGLRINSRLLIPVPYADPADDYTIIAGDXFQQGHTTLKKILESGRNLGRCDGVHINGKVAKGDGSDEPLFTMEAGKTYKYRICNAGIKTSLNVRFQGHTMKLVEMEGSHTVQNDYESLDVHVGQCFAVLVTADQEPKDYFVVASTRFTKREVTATGVIRYTNGKGAPSPKLPPPPVGWAWSLNQFRTFRWNLTASAARPNPQGSYKYGSVNITRTIKLANTAQKVDGKLRYAINGASYVEPTTPLKLAEYYGVADKVFKYDTISDDPPAEITKVTMEPVVLNLTHRNFMEIIFENRETAIQSYHLCGYAFFAVAVETGQWSPEKRKNYNLLDAVSRHTIQVFPKSWAAILLSFDNCGMWNIRSEVWDRRYLGQQLYVSVVSPNKSLRDEYNMPESALVCGVVESMPRPPPAYT; via the exons AGGTATTCTTATTAACGGGCAATTCCCTGGGCCAAATATGAACTCTACCACCAACAACAATGTTATAGTCAATGTGTTTAACAACCTTGATGAGCCATTCCTTTTGACATG GAGTGGCGTGCAGCATAGGAAGAATCCTTGGCAAGATGGTGTGCTTGGAACCAACTGTCCTATCCCCCCCGGGACGAATTACACCTATAAATTCCAGGTGAAGGACCAAATTGGCAGCTTCATGTATTATCCAGTGACGGCTATGCATAAGGCGGTTGGTGGTTTCGGTGGCCTTCGTATTAACAGTCGTTTACTCATTCCTGTCCCCTATGCTGATCCAGCTGATGACTATACTATCATAGCAGGAGA TTTTCAACAAGGACACACCACCCTCAAGAAAATTCTTGAGAGCGGTCGCAACCTTGGTAGATGTGATGGTGTCCACATTAATGGAAAAGTTGCTAAAGGTGATGGTAGCGATGAACCTCTCTTCACCATGGAAGCAGGCAAAACCTACAAGTATAGGATTTGCAATGCGGGTATCAAGACATCTCTGAACGTCAGGTTCCAAGGCCACACCATGAAATTGGTTGAGATGGAAGGTTCCCACACAGTGCAAAATGACTATGAATCCCTTGATGTTCATGTTGGACAGTGCTTCGCTGTGCTTGTTACAGCCGACCAAGAACCAAAGGATTACTTTGTTGTGGCCTCTACCCGTTTTACCAAACGCGAGGTTACAGCAACTGGTGTCATCCGTTACACCAATGGCAAGGGCGCACCCTCACCTAAGTTGCCACCACCACCAGTTGGTTGGGCTTGGTCACTCAATCAATTCCGTACCTTCCGTTGGAACTTGACTGCCAGCGCTGCTAGGCCTAACCCTCAGGGCTCCTACAAATATGGTTCCGTTAACATTACCCGTACCATCAAGCTGGCCAACACTGCTCAAAAAGTAGATGGCAAGCTTCGATATGCTATTAATGGAGCCTCCTATGTCGAACCAACCACTCCACTAAAACTTGCAGAATACTACGGCGTAGCTGACAAGGTTTTCAAGTATGATACCATTTCTGATGACCCACCAGCTGAGATCACTAAAGTAACCATGGAACCTGTTGTCCTCAATTTGACACACAGAAACTTTATGGAAATCATCTTCGAGAATCGCGAAACAGCCATCCAGTCTTATCACCTGTGTGGCTATGCCTTCTTTGCTGTGGC TGTCGAGACTGGGCAATGGAGCCCTGAGAAGAGGAAGAACTACAATCTTCTTGATGCCGTGAGCAGACACACCATACAGGTTTTCCCCAAGTCCTGGGCAGCTATCCTATTGTCATTCGACAACTGTGGAATGTGGAACATCAGGTCAGAGGTATGGGACAGGCGTTACCTTGGGCAACAGCTTTATGTTAGTGTTGTTTCCCCTAACAAATCACTCAGGGACGAATACAACATGCCTGAGAGTGCACTAGTTTGCGGTGTTGTGGAAAGCATGCCAAGGCCACCACCAGCTTACACCTAG
- the LOC105783516 gene encoding LOW QUALITY PROTEIN: L-ascorbate oxidase homolog (The sequence of the model RefSeq protein was modified relative to this genomic sequence to represent the inferred CDS: inserted 3 bases in 3 codons), translating to MARLTLISMLVLLAGSMLMVQGGDPTLFFEWNVTYGTIAPLGVPVRGILINGQFPGPNLNSTTNNNIVVNVFNNLDEPFLVTWDGVQHRKNSWQDGVLGTNCPIPPGKNYTYKFQVKDQIGSYMYYPVTAMHKAVGGFGGLHVNSRLLIPVPYADPADDYTLLVGDXFNKGHTGLKKILDSGRNLGRCDGVHLNGKVAKGDGKDEPLFTMEAGKTYKYRICNTGIKTSLNVRFQGHTMKLVEMXGSHTMQNDYDXLDVHVGQCFSVLVTANQEPRDYYVVASTRFTRREVTATGIIRYKNGKGAASSELPPPPVGWAWSLNQFRTFRWNLTSNAARPNPQGSYKYGSINITRTIKLANTAQRVDGKLRYALNGASYVEPTTPLKLAEYYGVADKVFKYDTIPDVPPSDNTKVTLAPIVLNMTHRNFVEIIFENHETAIQSYHLSGYSFFAVGMDIGKWSPEKRMNYNLLDAVSRHTIQVFPNSWSAILLTFDNCGMWNLRSEIWDRHYLGQQLYASVISPNRSLKDEYNLPEGVLTCGIVQGMPRPPPFSS from the exons ATGGCTCGATTAACATTAATATCGATGTTAGTTCTCTTGGCAGGATCAATGCTTATGGTTCAGGGCGGAGATCCCACCCTTTTTTTCGAATGGAACGTCACCTATGGAACCATTGCTCCCTTGGGAGTGCCAGTAAGGGGTATTCTTATTAACGGGCAATTCCCGGGACCAAATCTTAACTCTACCACCAACAACAATATCGTGGTCAATGTGTTCAATAACCTTGATGAGCCATTCCTTGTAACATG GGACGGCGTGCAACATAGGAAGAACTCTTGGCAAGATGGTGTTCTGGGAACCAACTGTCCTATCCCCCCTGGGAAGAATTACACCTATAAATTCCAGGTGAAGGATCAGATTGGCAGCTACATGTACTATCCGGTGACGGCTATGCATAAGGCGGTTGGTGGTTTCGGTGGCCTCCATGTTAACAGCCGTCTACTCATCCCTGTTCCCTACGCCGACCCGGCTGATGACTATACTCTCTTAGTGGGAG TTTTCAACAAGGGACACACCGGCCTCAAGAAGATTCTTGATAGCGGTCGCAACCTTGGGAGATGTGACGGTGTCCACCTTAATGGGAAAGTTGCGAAAGGTGATGGGAAGGATGAACCTCTGTTTACGATGGAGGCAGGCAAAACGTACAAGTACAGGATTTGCAATACGGGTATCAAGACATCTCTGAACGTCAGGTTCCAGGGCCACACCATGAAATTGGTTGAGA GAGGTTCCCACACAATGCAGAATGACTATG TCCTTGATGTGCATGTTGGACAGTGCTTCAGTGTGCTTGTTACTGCCAACCAGGAACCAAGGGATTACTATGTGGTGGCCTCTACCCGTTTTACCAGACGTGAGGTTACAGCAACCGGCATCATCCGTTACAAGAATGGCAAGGGAGCTGCCTCATCCGAGTTGCCACCGCCACCTGTTGGTTGGGCTTGGTCACTCAATCAATTCCGTACCTTCCGTTGGAACTTGACTTCTAACGCTGCTAGGCCTAACCCTCAGGGCTCCTACAAATATGGTTCCATTAACATTACCCGCACCATCAAGCTTGCCAACACTGCACAAAGAGTAGATGGCAAGCTCCGATATGCTCTTAATGGAGCCTCCTATGTCGAACCAACCACTCCACTAAAACTTGCAGAATACTACGGCGTAGCCGACAAGGTTTTCAAGTATGATACCATTCCCGATGTGCCACCAAGTGACAACACTAAGGTAACTTTGGCACCTATTGTCCTCAACATGACACACAGAAACTTTGTGGAAATCATCTTCGAGAATCACGAGACCGCCATTCAGTCTTACCACTTGTCTGGCTACTCATTCTTTGCCGTGGG CATGGACATTGGGAAATGGAGCCCTGAGAAGAGGATGAACTACAATCTTCTCGACGCCGTGAGCAGACACACCATACAGGTATTCCCCAACTCCTGGTCAGCAATCCTATTGACATTCGACAACTGCGGGATGTGGAACCTGAGGTCGGAGATATGGGACAGGCATTACCTTGGGCAACAGCTTTATGCTAGTGTTATTTCCCCTAACCGATCCCTCAAGGATGAGTACAACTTGCCGGAAGGTGTATTGACTTGCGGCATCGTGCAAGGCATGCCAAGGCCTCCACCTTTCAGCAGTTAA